One window from the genome of Nicotiana tomentosiformis chromosome 5, ASM39032v3, whole genome shotgun sequence encodes:
- the LOC104119801 gene encoding F-box/kelch-repeat protein SKIP6: MADLGTADPQSQLIPNLPDDVALQCLARVPRSHHPILSLVSKSWRFALSSTELYTTRSILRTTETFLFLNLRINSTFHWYTLFQHPHPQKYRKLFPLPSIPCKPIGSAYAVLGPKIYVIGGSIGEIPSNNVWVFDCRFNCWEMGPRMRIGREFAAAGVVNGKIYVMGGCVVDNWARSMNWAEVFDPLTGLWAALPSPIEVRDKWMHASAVVGDRVYAMADRGGVVYDVGGGEWGSVTKRLDLGWRGRAAVVGGVLYCYDYLGKIRGYDMKEDVWKELKGVEKGLPRFLCGATMVNFDERLCVAWEGKRNGKEVDIMCAEIEVWKDKGGGLSGSILWSDVILVVPNGASIVHCFAVDL; encoded by the coding sequence ATGGCGGATCTTGGCACTGCAGACCCACAATCTCAGCTCATACCAAACCTCCCAGACGACGTAGCATTACAGTGCTTAGCCAGAGTCCCACGTTCCCATCACCCTATTCTCTCTCTTGTCTCCAAATCTTGGCGCTTCGCCCTAAGCTCCACTGAACTCTACACCACCCGGTCAATTCTACGTACTACCGAAACTTTCCTCTTCCTCAACCTCCGCATAAACTCCACTTTCCACTGGTACACTCTCTTCCAACACCCTCACCCACAAAAATACAGAAAGCTTTTCCCCCTTCCTTCAATACCCTGTAAGCCCATTGGATCGGCTTATGCAGTTTTGGGCCCAAAGATTTATGTGATTGGTGGGTCCATTGGTGAAATCCCTTCGAATAATGTGTGGGTTTTCGATTGTAGGTTTAATTGTTGGGAAATGGGGCCAAGAATGAGGATTGGTAGGGAGTTTGCCGCAGCTGGGGTTGTGAATGGGAAGATTTATGTAATGGGTGGGTGTGTTGTTGATAATTGGGCTAGGTCGATGAATTGGGCCGAAGTTTTTGATCCATTAACGGGGTTATGGGCTGCGTTGCCGAGTCCAATTGAGGTCAGAGACAAGTGGATGCATGCCAGTGCAGTGGTGGGTGATAGGGTGTATGCAATGGCGGATAGGGGAggggtggtgtatgatgttggggGTGGGGAATGGGGGAGTGTAACGAAAAGGCTTGATTTGGGGTGGAGGGGACGAGCCGCGGTGGTGGGAGGAGTGTTGTATTGTTATGATTATTTGGGTAAGATTAGAGGGTATGACATGAAGGAAGATGTGTGGAAGGAATTGAAAGGGGTGGAGAAGGGGTTGCCTAGGTTCTTGTGTGGCGCGACGATGGTGAATTTCGATGAGAGGTTGTGTGTTGCGTGGGAAGGCAAGAGGAATGGCAAGGAGGTTGACATTATGTGCGCAGAGATTGAAGTTTGGAAGGACAAGGGCGGAGGGTTGAGTGGGAGCATCTTGTGGTCggatgtgattcttgttgttcCTAATGGTGCTTCAATTGTGCATTGCTTTGCAGTTGACTTGTGA
- the LOC138893003 gene encoding secreted RxLR effector protein 161-like, with translation MDKAHPLSTPMVVRLLEMNKDLFRPPEEDEELLGPEVPYLSAIGALMYLANATSPDIAFSLKLLARYSSSHTQRHLNRIIHILRYLKRTLDMGLFYSNKGSADLVGYVDVSYLSDPHKARSQTGYVFTCGDNLSEEDYPFSTLLKFIYKQLMQAGCKQLMQTTYKQLKKSLAAAS, from the exons atggacaaagcgcacccattgagtacaccaatggttgttcgattaCTTGAAatgaataaagatttgttccgacctccagaagaggatgaggaactccttggtcccgaagtaccctatctcagtgcaattggtgcactaatgtatcttgctaatgctacaagtcctgacatagcattttctctTAAGTTACttgcaagatatagttcttctcataCACAGAGACATTTGAACAGGATTAtacatatattgcgatatttaaagagaactcttgatatgggtttattttattctaacaaaggtagtgcagatcttgttggttatgtagATGtaagttatttatctgatccccataaagctagatctcaaaccgggtacgtgtttacatgtggag ATAATCtttctgaagaagattatccatttagtactctgttgaagtttatctacaagcaactGATGCAG gctggttgcaagcaactcatgcagacaacttacaagcagctaaagaaaagtctTGCAGCTGCTTCTtga